In Candidatus Methanomethylophilus alvi Mx1201, a genomic segment contains:
- a CDS encoding 4Fe-4S binding protein, with translation MTMEYLEKYRDGRHKNWKDLWIMRPIVKCCRVLIRTTIHRPVTVLYPYEALWNPDNYRGRPALDFNKCVGCGMCARMCPCDAIILVDTPDDEGNNVKRPQVNMGRCSFCSYCAEYCPVDAMTVSPIVELAEYTRSDLIYGPRRLAYDKTTEGMKIVLEETLISDFKSGNGERRVKPFMIDRPELESSKCISCKKCAKVCPVNAINMVEHGTNAKGRPILWPEINNETCICCENCVDACPKDALHIKEVL, from the coding sequence CTGGAAGGACCTGTGGATCATGCGCCCTATCGTGAAGTGCTGCAGGGTCCTCATCAGGACTACCATCCACAGACCTGTCACCGTCCTCTACCCGTACGAGGCTCTTTGGAACCCCGACAACTACCGCGGACGCCCGGCACTCGACTTCAACAAGTGCGTCGGATGCGGAATGTGTGCCAGGATGTGTCCCTGCGACGCCATAATCCTGGTTGACACCCCCGACGACGAAGGCAACAACGTCAAGAGGCCGCAGGTCAACATGGGAAGGTGCTCCTTCTGCTCCTACTGTGCGGAATACTGCCCGGTGGATGCAATGACCGTCTCTCCCATCGTCGAGCTTGCAGAGTACACCCGTTCGGACCTCATCTACGGTCCGCGCAGGCTTGCCTACGACAAGACGACCGAGGGAATGAAGATCGTTCTGGAAGAGACGCTCATCTCTGACTTCAAGTCCGGAAACGGCGAGAGGAGGGTCAAGCCCTTCATGATCGACCGCCCTGAACTTGAGTCCTCGAAGTGCATCAGCTGTAAGAAGTGCGCCAAGGTCTGCCCCGTCAATGCCATCAACATGGTGGAGCACGGGACCAACGCCAAAGGGCGCCCCATCTTGTGGCCTGAGATCAACAACGAGACGTGCATCTGCTGCGAGAACTGTGTGGACGCCTGTCCTAAGGACGCCCTGCATATCAAAGAGGTGCTGTGA
- a CDS encoding NADH-quinone oxidoreductase subunit J, whose translation MAILEDIWDGICNFADYVWCNGDLLAFVILAAIGITAAVYVVTDRIPVHSAFYLALVFFTVGVAYFFLEAEFIGVIQVLVYVGAITILFAFSIMLTRKYILEDDSDE comes from the coding sequence ATGGCTATATTAGAAGATATTTGGGACGGCATCTGCAACTTTGCGGACTACGTCTGGTGCAACGGCGACCTCCTTGCATTCGTGATCCTAGCAGCGATCGGAATAACGGCGGCCGTCTATGTCGTAACCGACAGGATCCCTGTCCACAGTGCGTTCTATCTCGCACTCGTGTTCTTCACGGTCGGTGTGGCCTACTTCTTCCTGGAAGCAGAGTTCATCGGTGTGATACAGGTCCTCGTCTACGTCGGTGCGATCACCATCCTGTTCGCATTCAGCATCATGCTGACCCGTAAGTACATCCTGGAGGATGATTCAGATGAATAA
- the nuoK gene encoding NADH-quinone oxidoreductase subunit NuoK, producing the protein MIPIEYFLTFGAILFVIGAYGVLTKSSTIIVLMCIELMLNAANINFIAFSAYGTFIDAALGQVFVIMTISVAAAEVAVGIAIVLNAYKMRKTVSTDDLNTMRW; encoded by the coding sequence ATGATTCCAATTGAGTACTTCCTCACCTTCGGTGCTATCCTGTTCGTCATAGGAGCGTATGGTGTTCTGACAAAGAGCAGCACTATCATCGTTCTGATGTGCATAGAGCTTATGCTGAACGCGGCGAACATCAACTTCATCGCGTTCTCCGCATACGGTACCTTCATCGATGCCGCCCTCGGCCAGGTGTTCGTCATCATGACGATCTCCGTCGCAGCCGCAGAGGTAGCCGTCGGTATCGCCATCGTGCTCAACGCATACAAGATGAGAAAGACCGTCAGTACTGACGATCTCAACACAATGAGGTGGTAA
- a CDS encoding NADH-quinone oxidoreductase subunit 5 family protein, with translation MSFIDYTWLVPLVPILCFLIVGFLGKKMGPKLKYGGYVTIFGAAFAFVMSMLVSYDFFTSSAYSDPGYVTSSIKWFSLGGFDINLGYYVDSLSCLMMLFASFISMLIFIYSLGYMGDQGERQRRYFAEVALFLTGMLGLAASSNLVEMFIFWEVMGLCSYLLIGFWGFNHPEGDDKADNAASAAKKAFLVTRLGDVCLMAGLFVLYEAMGSLDYVDVFNGANLAAADPDTLFLAAMLIFGGAIGKSAQFPLLDWLPDAMAGPTTVSALIHAATMVKAGVYLVARCFPLFAMNSEVMLFVAIIGGVTAFFTATMAMNNMNIKKVLAYSTLSQLGYMFLSIGAGGYLFAIGMNEGNTALMAAGALGYTAGCLHMANHAFFKALLFLCSGSVIHACGTEDMRLMGGLQKKMPITSITMLIGSLSIAGFPFFAGFWSKDLVLDVVFEAFTETGDLTSICFALLWFLGIVTAFMTAFYMFRLWFMTFKGEPRENAQHCHGESPRCMTLPLCVLSLFAFAFGFTLLFGWDGVFTISYDLATQVWQVAGGHAETGLHWVVELFTNWKTYLTIALVLIAIGLAYLMYVKKTVNPGCVSKNGTSWLYKTIQNRWYLPEIYNQLSWKLGYDVALGVDYFDRHVIDGSVNGLSNAVISGGDLLSKAQNGNVHTYAGVVVGGIVALFVVAIAFVYIFGGL, from the coding sequence ATGAGCTTCATAGACTATACTTGGCTTGTCCCGCTCGTACCCATACTGTGCTTCCTGATCGTCGGATTCCTCGGAAAGAAGATGGGCCCGAAGCTCAAGTACGGCGGATATGTGACAATCTTCGGAGCCGCGTTCGCCTTCGTGATGTCGATGCTCGTGTCTTACGACTTCTTCACCAGCTCGGCCTACAGCGACCCCGGATACGTGACCAGCTCCATCAAGTGGTTCTCCCTTGGTGGATTCGACATCAACCTCGGTTACTACGTGGACTCCCTGTCCTGCCTGATGATGCTCTTCGCATCGTTCATCTCGATGCTGATCTTCATCTACTCGCTCGGATACATGGGCGACCAGGGCGAGAGGCAGAGGAGATACTTCGCAGAAGTCGCACTCTTCCTTACCGGAATGCTCGGACTGGCTGCTTCCAGCAACCTCGTCGAGATGTTCATCTTCTGGGAAGTCATGGGTCTCTGCTCCTACCTCCTTATCGGATTCTGGGGCTTCAACCACCCCGAGGGCGACGACAAGGCCGACAACGCCGCATCCGCGGCCAAGAAGGCTTTCCTCGTCACCAGGCTCGGAGACGTCTGTCTCATGGCAGGTCTGTTCGTCCTTTACGAGGCAATGGGCAGCCTTGACTATGTAGACGTCTTCAACGGCGCAAACCTCGCCGCAGCAGATCCCGACACCCTGTTCCTCGCAGCAATGCTGATCTTCGGCGGTGCCATCGGAAAATCCGCTCAGTTCCCTCTGCTGGACTGGCTTCCGGACGCAATGGCCGGACCTACCACCGTCTCCGCACTTATCCATGCGGCAACCATGGTTAAGGCAGGAGTATACCTCGTTGCAAGGTGCTTCCCGCTGTTCGCAATGAACTCTGAAGTAATGCTGTTCGTAGCGATAATCGGAGGAGTGACCGCATTCTTCACCGCCACCATGGCGATGAACAACATGAACATCAAGAAAGTGCTGGCATATTCGACCCTGTCCCAGCTGGGTTACATGTTCCTCTCCATCGGTGCAGGAGGATATCTCTTCGCCATCGGAATGAACGAAGGTAACACCGCTCTGATGGCGGCCGGAGCCCTCGGATACACCGCAGGATGCCTCCACATGGCAAACCACGCCTTCTTCAAGGCACTGCTCTTCCTTTGCAGCGGTTCCGTCATCCACGCATGTGGAACAGAGGACATGCGCCTCATGGGCGGACTGCAGAAGAAGATGCCCATAACCTCCATAACCATGCTCATCGGATCCCTGTCCATCGCAGGATTCCCGTTCTTCGCGGGATTCTGGTCGAAGGACCTCGTATTGGATGTCGTCTTCGAAGCGTTCACCGAGACCGGAGACCTTACCAGCATCTGCTTCGCACTGCTGTGGTTCCTCGGAATCGTCACCGCATTCATGACCGCATTCTACATGTTCCGTCTGTGGTTCATGACCTTCAAGGGCGAGCCTAGGGAGAACGCACAGCACTGCCACGGCGAGTCGCCTCGCTGCATGACCCTGCCCCTCTGCGTACTGTCTCTGTTCGCATTCGCCTTCGGATTCACCCTGCTCTTCGGCTGGGATGGCGTCTTCACCATCAGCTACGATCTGGCAACTCAGGTTTGGCAGGTCGCCGGCGGACATGCGGAGACCGGACTCCACTGGGTTGTGGAACTCTTCACCAACTGGAAGACCTACCTAACCATCGCACTCGTCCTGATCGCGATCGGACTGGCCTACCTCATGTATGTCAAGAAGACGGTCAACCCCGGCTGCGTCAGCAAGAACGGAACCTCCTGGCTGTACAAGACTATACAGAACAGGTGGTACCTGCCTGAGATCTACAACCAGCTCTCCTGGAAGCTCGGATACGACGTGGCTCTGGGAGTGGACTACTTCGACAGGCATGTGATCGACGGATCCGTCAACGGTCTCTCCAACGCCGTCATCAGCGGAGGAGACCTCCTGAGCAAGGCTCAGAACGGAAACGTCCACACCTACGCCGGAGTGGTGGTAGGCGGAATCGTCGCACTCTTCGTGGTTGCGATCGCATTCGTCTACATCTTCGGAGGTCTCTGA